One genomic region from Cellulomonas hominis encodes:
- a CDS encoding ABC transporter ATP-binding protein: protein MLLRLLREYLRPYRSQVVYVMLLQLAQTIATLYLPTLNADIIDKGVAVGDTGYILRIGGVMLGVSLLQVACSVLAVYFGAQVAMSFGRDLREGLFTRVQDFSAREVGQFGAPSLITRTTNDVQQVQMVVLLTFTIMVMAPIMLVGGVVLALQQDVALSGLLLVVVPVLGVVVGLIVSKMVPYFRVMQTRIDAINRVMREQITGLRVIRAFVRERREAERFAEANDALFDTSLRVGRLMSLMFPAVMLIMNLTSVGVLWFGAGRIDAGDMQIGALTAFLSYIMYILMAVMMASMMFVMVPRAVVSSERITDVLDTESSVVASSAPVRLEQPRGRLELRDVEFRYPGAERPVLHGIDLVAEPGRTTAVIGSTGSGKTTLVNLVPRLFDATAGTVRIDGVDVRDLAPDDLWSLIGLVPQRPYLFSGTVASNLRYGNPDATDEDLWHALEVAQARSFVAEMPGGLDAPVAQGGTNVSGGQRQRLAIARALVRKPAIYLFDDSFSALDFATDAALRAALVPETRHSAVVVVAQRVATIRDADRIVVLDEGAVVGTGTHAELMDTCETYREIVFSQISAEEAA, encoded by the coding sequence ATGCTGCTCCGCCTGCTCCGCGAGTACCTGCGGCCGTATCGCAGCCAGGTGGTCTACGTGATGCTGCTCCAGCTCGCGCAGACCATCGCCACCCTCTACCTGCCCACCCTGAACGCCGACATCATCGACAAGGGCGTCGCCGTGGGCGACACCGGCTACATCCTGCGGATCGGCGGGGTCATGCTCGGCGTCAGCCTGCTGCAGGTCGCCTGCTCGGTGCTCGCCGTGTACTTCGGCGCCCAGGTCGCCATGTCGTTCGGCCGCGACCTGCGCGAGGGGCTGTTCACCCGCGTGCAGGACTTCTCGGCCCGCGAGGTCGGGCAGTTCGGCGCACCGTCGCTGATCACCCGCACGACCAACGACGTCCAGCAGGTCCAGATGGTCGTGCTGCTGACGTTCACCATCATGGTGATGGCCCCGATCATGCTGGTCGGCGGCGTCGTCCTGGCCCTGCAGCAGGACGTGGCGCTGTCCGGCCTGCTGCTCGTCGTGGTCCCGGTGCTCGGGGTCGTCGTCGGGCTGATCGTGTCGAAGATGGTCCCGTACTTCCGGGTGATGCAGACGCGGATCGACGCGATCAACCGCGTCATGCGCGAGCAGATCACCGGCCTGCGGGTCATCCGGGCGTTCGTCCGCGAGCGCCGGGAGGCCGAGCGGTTCGCGGAGGCGAACGACGCGCTGTTCGACACCTCGCTGCGGGTCGGCCGGCTGATGTCGCTGATGTTCCCCGCGGTCATGCTGATCATGAACCTGACCAGCGTCGGCGTGCTGTGGTTCGGCGCCGGGCGGATCGACGCGGGGGACATGCAGATCGGCGCCCTGACGGCGTTCCTGTCCTACATCATGTACATCCTCATGGCCGTGATGATGGCCTCGATGATGTTCGTGATGGTGCCGCGGGCCGTGGTGTCGTCCGAGCGCATCACGGACGTGCTGGACACCGAGTCGTCGGTCGTGGCGTCGTCCGCCCCGGTGCGGCTCGAGCAGCCGCGGGGCCGCCTCGAGCTGCGGGACGTCGAGTTCCGGTACCCGGGCGCCGAGCGGCCGGTGCTGCACGGGATCGACCTCGTCGCCGAGCCCGGGCGGACCACCGCCGTCATCGGGTCCACCGGCTCCGGCAAGACCACGCTGGTGAACCTGGTGCCGCGCCTGTTCGACGCGACGGCCGGGACGGTGCGCATCGACGGCGTGGACGTCCGCGACCTGGCCCCGGACGACCTCTGGTCGCTCATCGGGCTGGTGCCGCAGCGGCCGTACCTGTTCAGCGGCACCGTCGCCTCGAACCTGCGCTACGGCAACCCCGACGCGACCGACGAGGACCTGTGGCACGCGCTCGAGGTGGCGCAGGCGCGGTCGTTCGTCGCGGAGATGCCCGGCGGGCTGGACGCCCCGGTCGCGCAGGGCGGCACGAACGTGTCCGGCGGGCAGCGGCAGCGCCTCGCCATCGCGCGGGCCCTGGTCCGCAAGCCGGCGATCTACCTGTTCGACGACTCGTTCTCGGCCCTGGACTTCGCGACCGACGCGGCGCTCCGGGCGGCCCTGGTGCCGGAGACCCGGCACTCGGCGGTCGTCGTGGTCGCCCAGCGGGTCGCGACGATCCGCGACGCGGACCGGATCGTCGTGCTCGACGAGGGGGCCGTCGTCGGCACCGGCACCCACGCCGAGCTGATGGACACCTGCGAGACGTACCGGGAGATCGTGTTCTCCCAGATCAGCGCGGAGGAGGCGGCATGA
- a CDS encoding TetR/AcrR family transcriptional regulator: MKETRSGRARPMSREERRAAIATATIPLLVQHGAQVSTRQIALAAGVAEGTLFRAFDDKVELLRTAAERALDPRVGVQEIEALPRDVTLGEEMTQVARVVLDHGRRVRRVMVGLHTLLASEEGRRAEQVREARGADLTGRPVPGHAPRDLDPGAEPVRQPVPHGRGHPAMPGRDALTRAMAEERAVVARRLAAYGAELRVEPERLARVLLAAVMGHGFPVLPEDPDDAIADLVDVLLHGATRT; the protein is encoded by the coding sequence GTGAAGGAGACGCGGAGCGGGCGGGCGCGGCCGATGAGCCGCGAGGAGCGCCGTGCCGCCATCGCGACCGCCACCATCCCGCTGCTCGTCCAGCACGGCGCGCAGGTCTCGACGCGGCAGATCGCCTTGGCGGCCGGCGTCGCGGAGGGCACCCTGTTCCGCGCCTTCGACGACAAGGTCGAGCTGCTGCGGACCGCCGCCGAGCGGGCGCTCGACCCGCGGGTCGGCGTCCAGGAGATCGAGGCGCTGCCGCGCGACGTGACGCTCGGCGAGGAGATGACCCAGGTCGCCCGCGTCGTCCTCGACCACGGCCGCCGGGTCCGCCGCGTCATGGTCGGCCTGCACACGCTGCTCGCCTCCGAGGAGGGCCGCCGGGCCGAGCAGGTCCGCGAGGCCCGGGGAGCCGACCTCACCGGCCGCCCGGTCCCCGGCCACGCGCCGCGCGACCTCGACCCGGGCGCGGAGCCCGTCCGCCAGCCCGTGCCGCACGGCCGGGGCCACCCGGCGATGCCCGGCCGGGACGCGCTGACCCGCGCGATGGCCGAGGAGCGGGCCGTCGTGGCCCGCCGGCTCGCGGCGTACGGTGCCGAGCTGCGGGTCGAGCCCGAGCGGCTCGCCCGCGTGCTGCTCGCCGCCGTGATGGGCCACGGCTTCCCCGTGCTGCCCGAGGATCCCGACGACGCGATCGCCGATCTCGTCGACGTGCTGCTGCACGGCGCCACCCGGACCTGA
- a CDS encoding SPFH domain-containing protein — MDDANVGTIVGWVFVAILAIFVVVTLVRAVRIVPQTVALLVERLGRYHRTMDAGLHLIVPFVDRVRAGVDLREQVVSFPPQPVITSDNLVVSIDTVIYFQVTEPKSAVYEIANYITGIEQLTVTTLRNVIGSMDLEQTLTSRDQINGQLRGVLDEATGKWGIRVNRVELKSIDPPASVQGAMEQQMRAERDRRAAILTAEGVKQSQILTAEGEKQAAILRAEGAAQSAILTAEGESRAILQVFDAVHRGDADPKLLAYQYLQALPKLAATPANKVWIVPSELTGALGQFAQGFAGAFGGPAAEGGAAPAPTRPPGESPLSADDLPPIALTDPKEALAEARRESEAATADATSAGTFSGRPFDPVAEAGQRPRHGATHPTTPPPPAAPAGGEEPDAGTVPPVQP, encoded by the coding sequence GTGGACGACGCGAACGTCGGCACGATCGTCGGATGGGTGTTCGTCGCCATCCTGGCGATCTTCGTCGTGGTGACCCTGGTCCGGGCCGTGCGGATCGTGCCCCAGACCGTCGCGCTCCTCGTGGAGCGGCTGGGCCGGTACCACCGGACGATGGACGCCGGCCTGCACCTGATCGTGCCCTTCGTGGACCGGGTGCGCGCGGGCGTCGACCTGCGCGAGCAGGTGGTCTCCTTCCCGCCGCAGCCCGTGATCACGTCCGACAACCTGGTCGTGAGCATCGACACCGTCATCTACTTCCAGGTGACCGAGCCGAAGTCCGCGGTCTACGAGATCGCGAACTACATCACCGGCATCGAGCAGCTCACGGTCACCACGCTCCGCAACGTGATCGGCTCGATGGACCTCGAGCAGACGCTGACCTCGCGCGACCAGATCAACGGCCAGCTCCGCGGGGTCCTCGACGAGGCCACCGGCAAGTGGGGCATCCGCGTGAACCGCGTCGAGCTGAAGAGCATCGACCCGCCCGCCTCCGTGCAGGGCGCGATGGAGCAGCAGATGCGGGCCGAGCGCGACCGCCGCGCCGCGATCCTCACCGCGGAGGGCGTCAAGCAGTCCCAGATCCTCACGGCCGAGGGCGAGAAGCAGGCCGCGATCCTGCGGGCCGAGGGTGCGGCGCAGTCCGCGATCCTCACCGCCGAGGGCGAGTCCCGGGCGATCCTGCAGGTGTTCGACGCCGTGCACCGCGGCGACGCCGACCCGAAGCTCCTGGCCTACCAGTACCTGCAGGCGCTGCCGAAGCTCGCGGCCACGCCGGCGAACAAGGTCTGGATCGTGCCGTCCGAGCTGACCGGCGCGCTCGGGCAGTTCGCGCAGGGGTTCGCCGGGGCGTTCGGGGGTCCCGCGGCCGAGGGTGGCGCCGCGCCGGCGCCCACCCGGCCCCCGGGGGAGTCGCCGCTGTCCGCGGACGACCTGCCGCCGATCGCGCTGACCGACCCCAAGGAGGCCCTGGCCGAGGCGCGGCGCGAGTCCGAGGCGGCCACCGCCGACGCGACCAGCGCGGGGACGTTCAGCGGCCGGCCGTTCGACCCGGTCGCCGAGGCCGGGCAGCGCCCGCGGCACGGGGCGACGCACCCGACGACCCCGCCGCCGCCCGCCGCGCCGGCGGGCGGGGAGGAGCCGGACGCCGGAACGGTCCCGCCGGTCCAGCCCTGA